The sequence AAAATGCGACAGACGATCATCTTTCCAAGCAATGTACAAGAAGTGAAAGCATTGAGGAAGTACCCTCAGAAAACAGTGGATAATCCTACTTATAAATATCAAAAATCAGGATTTCTTTTAAATATACTAGCAGTTTTATTTATTGCAGCAATGTTTAGTATTGGTATGATTACGGAGGCTCTTGCATCGAATCATTACCTGTTTATGCTGGCTTTTCTGATCTATTCATATTTGATGTTACAATTAAATCTATTTGCAGTAATAGACGATGGGTTATTATTAGGCACCCGTTTTATTCCTTGGGAAAGAATAAATAAATTTTCTTTTACACCAATAGATGTAAATCATAGGTACTATGGTCAATACAAGGAGGCAAATGGTGGGTATGTGTTAAAAATTAAAACTAGGATAGGTTTTAGGCAAGTGGTTATTATGTCTGAAGATTTGAAGCAGCAGTTATCGCAGCTGATGCATGAGCATGTCGCAACAAAAGGGAAAGCAACGGAAAAGGTACATGAATCATCTTAAGTTACTTTACCTGTAGGAGCAATCGTCAAAAATTTAGTTTATCCTGCATGTAACTGCGGTAAGACCTCCACACTTCCATGAAACCCAGGAGGATAAGTGGAGGTCCTACTGCAAATTCAGGTTGACAGGACAGGGAAAGCCTCTTGAATAAGCATGGCACGCTGAAAAAGTGCTTTTCTTTATTCAAGGATACAAAGGACTACGACAGCGATACATTGCGATTTTTTCAAGGGCATTGCGACTTTAGCCTTTGTTTTACTTCAAGGAAAAAAGTACTTCTGTATGAGTTTCACTTATAGTTAGGTGATGAGGTGATTCCTCAGGTCAAGGTTTTTTATAAATTAGAAAAGTTTAGTAGTACGATTAACAGTTAGTAAATATGGAACATATACTAATCCTCTGTGGATACAGAAACAGCCATTGTTTATGGCTCTGATAGTCAAAGCCTCATGTACAAACATTACCCACTTCCTTAGTTGTAAATAAGTTGCGTAAAACATAGAGTATTCCTTCAGCGTAAGGTTTTGGGGCTATTTGCTGGTGCAAGGACTTTGCTTCGTCGGTAGCGTTTTGTAATAGGTATCCATGTTTTACACTCTTTAACATATCGATATCATTGCCGCTGTCTCCAAAAGCTATCGTATGGTTGTACGGGACATTATAGTAATTTTTTACAAATGCGGCAATGGCAGCTTTACCGGTTTCTTGTGGAATAAAATCAACATCATACGCTTCTTCGGGATCGCCGGCCTTTGGATTACAACGATTTATGTTTACCTGAATGCTGTGATTTTTAGCCTGCTGTTTAATGATGAGTAAATCGTACTCGGTTCGCACATCAGACTCCATATAATAATAGTAATTATATTTATACGGGCTTTGGCCATGCTGTGTTTGCTCTTGTAATTGAATACCGT is a genomic window of Virgibacillus proomii containing:
- a CDS encoding HAD-IIB family hydrolase — protein: MTSTFPSTNKTNYLILFDFDETYYPHKRSQSQLEKLMELEDFLYILAREHQVKIGWITGSSLEHIRYKMELAKLKFYPHFIGSNLGTELFFITKNGDFQTSPEWMKKIKRSGFSSDQVHHLYNELKNTYGIQLQEQTQHGQSPYKYNYYYYMESDVRTEYDLLIIKQQAKNHSIQVNINRCNPKAGDPEEAYDVDFIPQETGKAAIAAFVKNYYNVPYNHTIAFGDSGNDIDMLKSVKHGYLLQNATDEAKSLHQQIAPKPYAEGILYVLRNLFTTKEVGNVCT